The DNA window TCCTCTTGGACCCAACTAAATCGGTTCCTTCCCCGGTAAAATACTATACCATCAGAGATCAATTCTTTATCGATTTTAATCCTACTGTCTGTCCAATGTAAATTTCGTTTTTTTAGAAATCAATCTTAAATTTACTAATTCCATATGATAGACAATTAATACTCGTGATATGTAGTTAATAATTGGATTAATCATaagatctatttttataataaatttatttgaaggtATAGACATCAATACTATTTTTATATGAATCTAGTTAAACTTGAGAATGTAACACCTAGAAATTTACAGACGTTCTCTTGAATCAGCGCAAGAAAAGTGAGATTTACGGGGTTTTTTTTGGGGACATAGAGTATTTCTTTACAGAAGGTCTCTTCGGCTCAAGAAAAGAATTGTTCTCAAAGACCATAAAACGCAGCAAGCACTCaagtaatatttatttgataatAATGCCACCACCCCATGTGTAGGAATCAAGTATATAGTTGCTCTGGGGAGAAAAGAAAAATCGAAATGAGATGTTGAGTTGGTTTAGGATTCCTATAGTTAATTAGTTCATGCATCAGCTAGCTACTAGTAGTGTCATCTTCTTGTAAAGCAAGAGGAAGCTGCTTAGAGACACGGCAATCTTCACAAAAGTCAGTCTCTGCTGCTACTCTGCTAGTATTCTAATATACTGCAGCCCAGCAATATTCATATTTATATCTGCAGGCTTGTGGCTgcaatgggagagtagaaaatcaCATACCTATTGACTTCGGTGTCCTCGGTGAGAGGGAGATATATAGGTACGCGTGCCAGGGTCAGGACATGTCTTGTTTGGCACAGAGCTTAAAAAAAAAGCATACCCAGTGTAgggcagagagctcccgctctgtgtgggATTTGGAGAAGGGTGGTCTGGAAAAgtgtgtcagtggcaagccttaccctcgcctatgcaatgcgaggagaccgcgactcgaacccgggaccttccggtcacagacggtaagactctaggTCCGTCCTTCCGGCACAGAGCTTAAAATTCTCATAAAATCTTTTCATATCCAAATTCTCCTTGAAACGTTTCTCAGGTGATGCATGGTTATTCGCCATCATCAGTTTCTCAAAAAAGGTTTGGTAGGGATTTTGGATTTGGATTGTGAAGAAAAATAAGAAGATGCTGAATTAGAACAGGTGGGACACCCTTTTCGGTGATTCTACCTGGTAGTGCTAAGAACAAGAATCGTTTTATTAGGTGATTCAAGGTAAAACTTTTCACGTTTTCAGTGTGCTTTTGGCAAAGATTCTGGAGAATCACATGAGAATCCTAAACTTCTATTGCTAATCTAAACTAGAGGTGTGTGAGTGGCTAATCAAATGGATCAAGATTAACACAAACAAGCACATGAAAAACCACGCCAACCTACCGAAATTAGAGTATGCAGTAAAAAGGATTCCTCCAAATGAACCaatgtattttttttcttctctgaaATCACAGTGAACCAATGTAGTAAACAGGCGCATTGGAATTACCGTCTGCCAGCCGCCGGCACCGAGGCAAAGCCATCCGTCGGATCGATCGGACGTACGGTCGCGAAACCAGGAAGACACATCCACGCCCAGGCCGCCACCGGTTCCGGCTCGCGCCGGCCGTCGGAGTTGGTCGATCGTCACGGGAGAGAGAGATACCGACCGCCGGTCCGGTTGCCGGCCGGATCGGAGCCGGGGAAGGAGAGGACGGGACTGTGGACACTGGAGAAGAGGGGACGCCTTGCTTGGTGGGCCTTCGGTTAGGCCCGGCGGCTCCGTCGATTGTGCATCCACTTGGGCTGGATGAAGTCACGCTAGTCCAGTGGGCCTCATTTGTGTCCGACCTTTTGGGAAGGCTGAGCTTTCTATGGGCCTCATTCATCCATGGTGCCGCACGGGGCCTTTGCCTAATTGCTTTTTCAGCCCAGCCCAGGCCAGCTAAAGCTATCTCTCGCTCTGTCTCCTCTtcggctccggcggcggcggccgcggcttcGTCGCTGATCAGGGATTGTGACTGCGACGTGGGGCAGCTGCAGGTCACTTCTCCCTCCGTCCCTCTCCATTTCTGTCTCTCTGGGGAGCAAAAATTCTAGTAGATTTCGGCGTCGGGTCTTCCTGCCAAACCGTGGGCGGTTCAGAGTCTTCAGAAACCGTGGGCGGTAGCCAGATATATTTATTTGTTCCGTTCTGTCTTGTGTGGTTGCAAGGTTCAGTTTGGGTACAGTTCAATTCAGCATCATGTACAAACTGAACAAAGTTAAGCAGTCAGGTGAGAATACAACCGTCCCGATTGCTAGCTAGGCTGCATTAGGTATTGGTCTAACAAGCCATTTGCTTATGTTGATTACTGTCCGGCCTATGTCTAGTTTTCTCAGAGTAAGCGATGTCAGGAGGACTTGACTGATGGAGGGTGTCCTTTTACAGACTTGGGATGGCAACTAATACAATGTTGATGCATGCTGTAACGGCTTTGTTTAGttacccaaaatccaaactttggcactataaaaaagaagatttcccatcacatcaaatttgcggtacatgcatggagtactaaatgttgacgaaatcaaaaactaattgcacagtttggttgtactttgcgagacgaacgttttaagcctaattagtcaacgattggacaattattaccaaacacAAACGAATGCTACTGCGATACAGTGCGCTACAGTGATTCCGACGACGCCAACTTCGGCCAACTAAACGCGGCCACAGTTATATGTCACAGGAAAGTCCACATAGTACATCAGCATTCTAGACCATATGTACAGTTTTTGTACGATGTGGTTTTCTGTCTATTTTTAAGTACTTTCTGCACATGATCTTTTACTTCTCTTATCACACTTAATGTAGACTAATCGGTGACACACCAATGTCCTTTTTCTTGTCAGCACACATGATTTACACCCATATATTCAATAAAAGGACTTTGGTTTCATTTCTCACTTTTCTTCATGCCCATATGTCTTCCGGGATCATTGGCGAGTTCATTGAGGTAATCTCAAATGCCCTTCTCATTTCAACATCTGTGAACTCTGTCAAATATTCTGGCATGTCAGGCACCATGAATAAGCTTTCAAAGCTTTCATCCTGAATTCCGTGGGCACCGGCATTAACAAACGTTGAGCTACTGCTTTGGTTTTGACTGGCGATTGGCACACTGTCGTGTGTTGTTGCCTCAACAACACATGGATGAACTATGCCATCGCTCTTGCAAATGTGCTGGCCATAATAGTCAACATTGAACAATCTCACCGTTCCATTTCCATCATTTTTCTTCTGTTGCACTGTCTTAGTTGCAGGACACCCTTGTTCTTTACTATAGGTACATCTGTAGTAGCTCCTGGTTAACCATATCGGCATTAGACCTTTTTTTTTGGATATATTGAAAATAGGATCATTTTTGTTATTTACAGTTACATACTATTAGATATGTGTGGAGCATTTTTGAGCTGCACGATGCAAAAATCTATCTATCcacatatatattttttgaaCGAAAATGGCAAGAGCTCTGCCTTTTTTTTCAATTAAGAGAGAAAGGAGAGTTCAAAGAGCACAATAGTAAAAAATCCAATATAGAACATAGTAAATGCATACATTAATgcaaatgtttttttttccaCATACCTAGAATGCTTTGCTTTGGAGATCCACTTCTGTCCATACTTCCTCCATTGATATCCATCAAAGTGTGGTGCATGTGTCACAACTGAACTTATGTGTTTTGCATTCTTCCTACCATCACCAAGAGAAGCAATCAAAATTTTAAGCCCCAGCGGATGATAAATAAGTATGCTTCTATTACCACTTACCTTCTCTTGTTTCCATGGTCCTTGTTGTTCTCCTCCAGTATGTGATTCTCCATGTTATCCTTACCTCCTTTTCTTTTATGTTTGATAAGAATGGCCTGTTTCTCGCTGTTATCACCAAGTTCTAGGGAACAGATAATCTTACCTGAGCAACTGAATACTTCTTCAAAGAGTTGTATGAGCTTTGCTTGCCCACTGTGGGGATCAAGTATTGGCAGTACAAGGTCATGTAGGTCCATCATGAGAGCCCTTTGGTGTTTAACTTCATTGATCACCTCTTTGTAGCCACCAAGATTGGAAGATTCAAGGATGTTCATCATGTGATGGTTTCTCAATGTATGTATACATATAAGTAGCTAATAGTTGGAAGGCGTGCTAGATGATTGCAGCTTTGGGCATCTATTTATACAAGCAAATGGTAGCACACAGTCTGAGAGCATGGTGGAGAGAATCAGTTATTGTTCAAATTTTCTCACTGCAAAAAGGACTGGGGTGCGTAGTGTCTCTATCCAACAGCATGCCTGCAGAACAAAAATCCCCGAGCAGGAGTCTAGCACTCGGTCCCTGAGCCAGAGGTCAAGACCAAGGAAGTCAGAATCGGGCGATCCTACGAAAACAGCtctgattagttttttttttaatgtaGGGGGGATTACTCCCCACCTGTGTATATATTGATGTAGCCCAAAAACGGTTCGTTTTATGTTTTACAAACGTTGAGGAGGAAAAAGCAACAACGGTGACACGTCCCAGCACTAGGGCGAAAAGCGGCGGAACCACGAATACTAGCGGAATGCAAGGACTATCACAACACCGCACAAGAGCTCTTCGACGATGCATCCAGGGAGGCGAATGACGCCAAAACGTAATCATTGTCAGCCAAGCAGGCGCCTAGCAAGGCTTTCGCCAGAGCCTTATGCCTTGAACAGGCCGAACCAGGAGAAGCAGCAGCAAGAGGTTCTTTAGTGACACCTtcaagaaggaaagaaaaacttCGTTGCTGGCCCAGACTGGTCTGAGATGAGCTTTCGCCCAGAACCTTTGACAGTGCTCCCGTTCACCCACCCGTGATGGAGGGAGGCGCACACCGACAAGTGTCCACACctggaaggggggggggggttgctgGCTTTCGCCACACCGCACGGAGCCGTTTTCGGACTCGCCCGCGATGCTGGGAGGCACGCACCGGCAAGCGTCCACACCTGGACGGAGGGAAGAGGCCGGCCGCCGCCATACCACACGGAGCCGTTCTTGGACTCGCCCGTGCAGGTGGTAGGTGTGCACCGACAAGCGTCCGCACCTATATAAAAGGGGGAGTGCCGGCCTCCGCCACACTACCCGGAGCCGTTCCCGGACTCGCACATGATGGTGGGTGACACGCACCAGCATGTGTCCACGCCTGGACGAACGGGGGTGCCGGCTGCCGCCATACCGCATGGAGCTGTTTCCGGACTCGCTCGCGATGGTGGGACGTGCGCACTGGCAAATGTCCACGCCTGGATGGAGGGAGGGGGGCTGGCCACAGCAACAACACGCGGAGCCGTTCTTTGACAAGCCCGCGCAGGTGGGAGGCGTGCACAGGCAAGCATCCGCGCCTAAACAAAAAAAGGGGGTGTCGGCTGCCGCCACACCACGCAGAGCCTTCCCCGGACTTGCCTGTGATGGTGGGAGGTGCGCACCGGCAAGCGTCCACACCTGGATGGAGGGAGGAGGCCGACTGCCGCCATACCACACGGAGCCATTCTCGGACTCGCCCACGATGGTTGGAGGCGCGCACAGGCAAGTGTTGGAGCCTGGACGAAGGGGTGGGGTGCCGGCCGCCGCCATACCACGCGGAGCCGTTCTCGGACTCGTGCCGCAACGGTGGGAGGCACGCGCCGATGGGCATCCGGAGTGGAGGAAGGGTCGCCGGCTGCCGCCACACATGGGGATGGTGAATCGAGGCCTGAGGAGCCCACGTTGACGACGCCGCGCACAGTCGATGAGGGGCGCAGGCCACCGCCACACGAGGATGGCATGTTCGGCCCGAAGAGACCATGACGAAGACGTCGTGCACGACCGACCTGAGTGAAGAAGCGCAGCATCGGTCAGAACCACACCTGCAGTCACTGGATCCGACCACCAAGCCACCGGATCAAGCCATCCCCGAGCACCAAATGCCCAAACAGTTGACCTTGGACCTGCGCGGATCCGGTAAGGGCTCTAATTGGGGAGCGCCTGCCCACACCAACTCAGCACAGGAGAGGAAGGGCGCACTAGCCAGTGTCTATGTCGGAACCGAGGGTGAGAGGGCGAGGGAGTGTTGGCGATCGCCGCCGCATCGAGCTGATCGAGTGGTAGAGAGGCTAGATCCGGGCCTGGGAGGCACTACTACAAGAAACTTCTTTAGGGGCTGCTGGGGGTGCCCGTATGGaatatcactactacagattgaccaATCACAAAGCGGTTCGTAAAGCCCATCACTAGCGTTTTTCGGTCTCGGTAGTAAGCTGTCGGTGGTGATGACATTCTCATCACAGGCGGTTTGCAACCGGCGGTGATAATAGCCTATCATAGTCGGTTTGTATTACCAGCCGGCggtgatttgaattttcaaaattttcaaaaacaGGCAAAAAACAGCAAAAAAAATTGTTTCAATCCTGGAAAGCACCCCCACTAGCTCTAGCTTCATGGTACCGGGAAGCTGCTCTAGCTACAACTTCACACTATTTTTTATGGTACACGGTGTTGGGATTCGAAACTGAGACCTTTGTCCTTTGCTTCTCTAACCACTCTCCTCTAACCACTCCATCCTTAAGTCACTTGTGTCCATATAGAACCCAAAACGACTTCAGatgaaaaagtcataaactataaatttgttgttctaatcgagatctataactttgattttggttgtttcgtcatccgaggttgtttaataaatttaaatttcaaaacatCAAAATTTCAGCCAGACTTTTGGgacctcaaatgatttcaaatgaaaaactcatcaactacaaagttgttgttctcatcgagatctacaactttgggtTTGGTCGATTTTCCATCCgagattgtttgaaaattttgtttttttattttaaaagttcagatacaaatttgagactataaatgacttctaatgaaatagttgtcaactacaaagttgtatatctcatcgagatctacaactttggttttggttgtttttccatctagGGTCGTTTGTACAATTcgaaaaaattaaatttcaaaatttgagcgCTTCAAACAGAATTTTGGGACCGTAcatggtttcaaatgaaaagtcatcaactataaagttgtcgattgcgtcgagatctacaactttgatataaagtttattttcatttgactttatttttaaaaaatatgaaTTTATGTATACTGCAGCATGGTTATTATTGCCGTATCATACAACGAGCTGGCGGTGAAAATATCTTCACCGTACCGCTGGTTCATATGGCGAGGCGGCAGTGATGAGGAGCACATGATCACCACCGGCTGGTGGTGCAAACCGGTTGTGATGATGGACTATCACCGTCGGTTTGTAAGACAAAGCGGCGGTGATAGTTATTGACCCGGATGTTCTTACGAATCAGTGGTAATACTCTCATCACCAACTGTTTATATTACGAACCATTGGTGATAGCTATCATCATTGTTTTTAATGATACCGACGGTGATAGATGCGTTGGTGATTGGTTAATCTGTAGTAGTGTAATGGCCAAGTCCCCCTTGAAGAGGCCTAATAGAATTTAGTATAGTAGCTTGAGATCAGTCGAAGGCTGTGGCGAAAAGTAAGAGGCCGAGGCGCTATGAAGATTTGTTAGAGGCCATGGTAAAAGTCAGAGGCTGAGGCGCTATGAAGAAATGTCAGAGGCCGTGGTGCAAAATCAGAGGTCGGGGTACTATGAAGATCAGTCGAAGGCCGTGGCAAAAAGTCAGAGGCCGAGGCGCTATGAAGATTTGTCAGAGGCTGTGATGAAAAGTCAGAGGCCAAGGCGCTTTGAAGAAAAGTCAGAGGTCATGGTGTAAAATCAAAGGCCAGGGCACTATGGAGATTAGTCGAAGGCCATGGCAAATAGTCAGAGGCCGAGGCGCTATGACGATAAGTCAGAGACCACGATGAAAAGTCAAGGCTGGAGCGCTATGAAGATAAGTGAGAGACCGCAATGAAAAGTCGGAGGCCGGAGCGCTGTGAAGATAAGTCAAAGCTCGCGATGAAAAGTCGAAGGCCGAGGCGCTCTGAAGATAAGTCAGAGGCCAAAGAGCCATGATGATAAGTCAGAGACTGCGATGAAAAGTCAGAGGCTGAGGCACTACAAAGATAAGTCAGAGGCTGCGATGAAAAGTCATAGGCCGAGGCACTACGAAGATAAGTCAAAGGCCGTGATGAAAAGTTGGAGGCCGAGGAGCTATGAAGATAAGTAAGAGCCCGTGATGAAAAGATGGAGGCCAAGGCGATTTGAACATCAGTCAGGGGCCGCGATGAAAAGTCAGAGGTCGAGGCATTATGAAGATTAGTCAGAGGCCATGGTGAAAAGTCGGTGGTCGTGGCACTATGAAGATCAGTCAGAGGCTATGGTGCGATGAATAATGGGCTGAAGGCCCGTGCTCGACAATGGTCCATCAACAAAGGCGGTAGCAAGAGAAAAAGACTCTAATGCCCCAGAGGCGTGAGCACAGTATACAGGATTATACCGGAATATGCCTTAGTTGCCCTAGGGGCTTTTCTTGTACTCGACAAATGATGTAACCATACCCTATAAAAGGGGGAAATCAGTCATCCCATGAGAGGATGGCGTGTAATTTGAAACCCTAATTATTGCCTCGGTAATTGCGTGAACTTTCATTTTTGTACCCGTGCCTCTGCTAGTCGAAGGCCTCTGCCCAGAGCGGATCCTTCGACCCCCAATGTCGTCTCACTCTCTGTCGAGATCAACATTTCCCAACAGGGGCGGTTACAATGAATTTTCAGGGGTGATTTGCCCAACCGCTACAATGCCACCGATTGTAAAGATGGTGCATCTGTAGCAACGGGCTTTTAATCGCCCCTgaaatgcatttctaggggcggttccgtTAGGAAATCCACCCCTAAAAATGGTATTTTCAGGGGCGGCTACTGCAACGCAACCgtccttgaaaatatatttttaatgACGGCTGTGGCAATGCAACCACCTCTGAAAatgtatttttaggggcggtaAACTGAATTGCCTCTAAAAATCCGTTtcaaacttttgaatttgaaatttCCCGCCATATTTGAAATCGTGTTTTCCCACCAAATTTTAGACCTGATTGCAAATGATTCAAATTAGCGTAAAAATACACAGTAGTGACGTAGTTAACTGATACACACATGATCAACAAAGTATTTGTACCACAATTTCAAATACATTATAAATTACAAGTTAACATTAATTGTGCTGTTGGCCAAAGAATGAAAAGAATGGATGCAGGCATTTAGCGCGAAGAGACTCAAACTTGGGATGTGTTGCATACTCTGAGTCATGACCATAGAATAAGCCCCTAGGACTAAGAACCTCCCGCATCATGAACTTGCAAAAATCATCTTGAACTCCTTGGCATCGAAGTCCTTATGTTTCTAAAAGCGAACCTTACGTTTCTTGGATCTTCATGAAATTctttgtacttggcatcgaaGTCCTTCCACTATTATGCATCGGATGGGTAACATAG is part of the Miscanthus floridulus cultivar M001 chromosome 9, ASM1932011v1, whole genome shotgun sequence genome and encodes:
- the LOC136483445 gene encoding probable WRKY transcription factor 67: MMNILESSNLGGYKEVINEVKHQRALMMDLHDLVLPILDPHSGQAKLIQLFEEVFSCSGKIICSLELGDNSEKQAILIKHKRKGGKDNMENHILEENNKDHGNKRRKNAKHISSVVTHAPHFDGYQWRKYGQKWISKAKHSRSYYRCTYSKEQGCPATKTVQQKKNDGNGTVRLFNVDYYGQHICKSDGIVHPCVVEATTHDSVPIASQNQSSSSTFVNAGAHGIQDESFESLFMVPDMPEYLTEFTDVEMRRAFEITSMNSPMIPEDIWA